In a genomic window of Rhodobacter sp. 24-YEA-8:
- a CDS encoding transporter substrate-binding domain-containing protein has translation MKKLAIATTLTILAAVPASADVLDDVLKRGTLNCGTDNTAPGFGYLNTATGAMEGIDVDFCRAVAAAVLGDATKVNFVTVTDKSRFTAVQTGQVDVVFAHTTIKPGRESAITVDFLPIMFWDGTGAMVKASLGVSAMSDLDGANLCTTQGSSTEAAIANMLKANSWTNQVLTYENLEKLFGALDSGRCDAMFTDKSALAAWRGNSAKPDDYVVLPEIIEKSPFAGFVAANDSRWRNALRWISYGLIQAEESGITSENVETFKASEDPAIRKFLGVEGTFGADFGIPADFIEQAVTQVGNYGEMYDRNLGPDTTLAIERKGTPNALWSEGGAMISPLWN, from the coding sequence ATGAAGAAACTTGCAATTGCCACTACGCTCACCATCCTCGCTGCAGTCCCGGCTTCGGCCGACGTTCTGGATGATGTGCTGAAGCGCGGGACACTCAACTGCGGAACGGACAACACCGCGCCCGGCTTTGGCTATCTGAATACCGCCACGGGGGCCATGGAGGGGATTGATGTCGACTTCTGCCGCGCTGTCGCGGCCGCGGTGCTCGGCGATGCGACGAAGGTCAACTTTGTTACCGTGACCGACAAGAGCCGGTTCACGGCGGTTCAGACCGGCCAGGTGGATGTGGTGTTCGCGCATACGACCATCAAGCCGGGGCGGGAATCCGCAATTACGGTCGACTTTTTGCCGATCATGTTCTGGGACGGCACCGGTGCGATGGTGAAGGCCTCGCTCGGAGTCTCGGCGATGTCTGATCTCGATGGTGCAAATCTTTGCACTACCCAAGGGTCGAGCACGGAGGCCGCGATCGCGAATATGCTCAAGGCGAATAGCTGGACAAATCAGGTTTTGACCTACGAGAATCTGGAGAAGCTCTTCGGTGCTCTGGACAGCGGCCGTTGCGATGCGATGTTCACCGACAAGTCCGCGCTGGCGGCCTGGCGCGGCAATTCGGCCAAGCCGGATGACTATGTCGTGCTGCCGGAAATCATCGAGAAATCTCCATTCGCGGGCTTCGTTGCTGCGAATGATAGCCGGTGGCGCAATGCGCTGCGCTGGATCAGCTACGGGCTGATCCAAGCCGAAGAGTCGGGCATCACCTCGGAGAATGTCGAGACCTTCAAGGCTTCGGAGGATCCAGCAATCCGTAAGTTCCTGGGTGTCGAGGGCACTTTTGGGGCCGACTTCGGTATCCCGGCGGATTTCATCGAGCAGGCCGTGACGCAGGTCGGAAACTACGGCGAGATGTATGACCGCAACCTCGGTCCGGATACGACATTGGCCATCGAGCGGAAAGGCACGCCAAACGCCCTCTGGAGCGAAGGCGGCGCAATGATCTCACCCCTCTGGAACTGA
- a CDS encoding ABC transporter permease subunit (The N-terminal region of this protein, as described by TIGR01726, is a three transmembrane segment that identifies a subfamily of ABC transporter permease subunits, which specificities that include histidine, arginine, glutamine, glutamate, L-cystine (sic), the opines (in Agrobacterium) octopine and nopaline, etc.), which yields MRRIRRAAMQFGVIGIMFALVVLLGVTVRDGFAARGVNFSFSFLTAPAGFEISEGLTVTKDGLTRFSSDLTNTQALIAGLSNTLKVAVAAIVLATALGVLMGVSRLSTNWLIRNLAFGATEFLRNTPLLIQLTFWYIAVILKLPTLRDAPEFWGAIISQQGIWLPAVLPYGGYAMLPAFVGAILAIAAILPAQRARRGWLVAGAVIMLAIAFLTGFRLSVDFPEAGRFRATGGLSISAEYAALLIAITVNAAAYISEIVRGAIEALPRGQWEAADSIGLSRRNVLSDVVLPQVFRVVLPSFGNQYISLAKNTSLGIAIGYPDLFNVYGTVSNQTGRSLEGVLLAMAIYLVMSWIISLAMNLINRRMKIPGVR from the coding sequence ATGCGCCGCATCCGCCGGGCTGCAATGCAGTTTGGCGTGATCGGCATCATGTTCGCACTTGTTGTGCTGCTCGGCGTCACGGTTCGTGATGGGTTTGCGGCAAGAGGTGTCAACTTCAGTTTCAGCTTCCTGACCGCACCGGCCGGGTTCGAGATATCCGAGGGGCTCACGGTCACCAAAGATGGCCTAACCCGCTTTTCGTCAGATCTCACCAACACGCAAGCACTGATCGCCGGTTTGAGCAATACCCTCAAGGTGGCAGTTGCGGCAATTGTCCTTGCGACCGCTCTGGGCGTCCTGATGGGTGTGTCCCGCCTCTCGACGAACTGGCTCATCCGCAATCTGGCCTTCGGAGCGACCGAGTTCCTGCGCAACACCCCGCTGCTGATCCAGCTGACCTTCTGGTATATCGCGGTTATACTGAAGCTTCCCACATTGCGTGACGCGCCGGAGTTCTGGGGGGCGATCATCAGCCAGCAGGGGATCTGGCTCCCGGCAGTGCTTCCTTACGGTGGCTACGCAATGCTGCCGGCCTTTGTGGGGGCGATCCTCGCTATCGCCGCCATCCTGCCCGCACAGCGTGCCAGGCGCGGATGGCTGGTCGCCGGGGCTGTCATCATGCTGGCCATCGCCTTTCTGACAGGTTTCAGGCTGAGCGTCGATTTCCCGGAGGCGGGCCGGTTCCGGGCGACCGGAGGTCTCTCCATAAGTGCAGAATATGCCGCTTTGCTGATTGCAATCACGGTGAACGCTGCCGCCTATATCAGCGAAATCGTGCGTGGCGCGATCGAGGCCCTGCCGCGAGGACAGTGGGAGGCGGCGGATTCTATCGGGCTATCTCGCAGAAACGTGCTGAGCGACGTGGTGCTGCCCCAGGTGTTCCGTGTCGTCCTGCCCTCATTCGGCAATCAATATATCAGCCTCGCCAAGAATACATCGCTCGGCATCGCCATCGGATATCCGGACCTGTTCAATGTCTATGGCACGGTCTCGAACCAGACCGGACGAAGCCTTGAGGGGGTTCTCCTAGCGATGGCGATCTATCTGGTGATGAGCTGGATCATCAGCCTTGCCATGAACCTAATTAACCGTCGCATGAAAATCCCAGGAGTCCGGTGA
- a CDS encoding amino acid ABC transporter permease, translating to MSAFGKAGRWLHVNLFSKPVDIALTLLVIPLMSWAAWSFLEWAIAAADWSVIINSMKVLMTGLFPSEQMWLVWIAVSLIAGLVGLASAATMPFGRKALLSGLASIGIALIAAAWTSRIAPESAIVVAAFFGVWALGCRSEALRDNLPGISFGVLITVLLVLSPAGPSSWGGLLLSIILTLTAALLTIPLGVLLAFGRQSRIASLSAFCTAYIEVMRSVPLILVVYCIWVAFPLILPQFPIPDVVRGLIGFTLFYSAYSAEFIRSGLQSVARGQTEAAQSLGLSDFDSKRIVILPQALRVAVPGLVGNILDIFNYAPLVFIIGLTDFLRAGQMILANPENSARTYEVYVFLFLVYFAVGSVITFQARRLETKLSKGSRK from the coding sequence ATGTCAGCATTTGGCAAAGCAGGCCGTTGGCTTCACGTAAACCTCTTCTCGAAGCCGGTCGATATCGCTCTGACGCTTCTCGTGATCCCGCTCATGTCCTGGGCCGCGTGGAGTTTTCTGGAATGGGCTATAGCGGCGGCCGACTGGTCCGTGATCATAAACAGTATGAAAGTGCTCATGACCGGTCTTTTCCCGTCAGAGCAGATGTGGCTGGTATGGATTGCGGTCTCGCTGATTGCGGGCCTCGTGGGCCTCGCCAGCGCCGCGACAATGCCATTTGGACGCAAAGCTCTCCTCTCAGGCCTGGCTTCAATCGGTATCGCGCTGATTGCGGCCGCCTGGACGTCCCGGATCGCGCCTGAAAGCGCGATTGTTGTTGCGGCATTCTTCGGGGTCTGGGCACTGGGCTGCCGCAGTGAAGCGCTTCGGGACAATCTCCCGGGGATATCCTTCGGTGTCCTGATTACGGTGTTGCTGGTCTTGTCGCCTGCTGGCCCGTCAAGCTGGGGCGGGCTTCTCCTGTCGATCATCCTCACCCTGACGGCCGCCCTGCTCACCATTCCGCTGGGCGTCCTTCTGGCCTTCGGGCGCCAAAGTCGCATTGCCAGCCTGAGCGCCTTCTGCACCGCCTATATCGAGGTCATGCGTTCGGTTCCCCTGATCCTCGTGGTCTATTGCATCTGGGTCGCCTTCCCCCTGATCCTGCCGCAATTTCCCATTCCGGATGTGGTCCGCGGCCTGATCGGCTTTACCCTCTTCTATTCGGCCTATTCCGCCGAGTTTATTCGATCGGGCCTGCAATCCGTTGCGCGGGGGCAGACGGAGGCGGCGCAGTCACTTGGCCTGTCGGATTTCGATTCCAAACGCATCGTGATCCTGCCTCAGGCCCTGCGCGTTGCGGTCCCGGGATTGGTTGGCAACATCCTCGACATCTTCAACTATGCGCCGCTCGTGTTCATCATCGGCCTGACGGATTTCCTCCGGGCCGGCCAGATGATCCTCGCAAATCCCGAGAACAGCGCAAGAACATATGAAGTCTACGTTTTCCTGTTCCTCGTCTACTTCGCGGTCGGGAGCGTCATCACATTTCAGGCACGCAGGCTGGAAACCAAACTGAGCAAGGGGTCGCGCAAATGA
- a CDS encoding amino acid ABC transporter ATP-binding protein has translation MKIGNEQAIVSIANLNKFYGSFHVLKEVDLTVSRGEVLVIVGASGSGKSTLIRCVNGLEEYQSGSLTVDGFQMPRAEEREFGETRGLREIRKGVGMVFQQFNLFPHLTVLQNITLGPIRVRGKSRSEAEAQAMQLLERVGLRDQALKFPGALSGGQQQRVAIARSLAMEPHLMLFDEPTSALDPEMVGEVLDVMRELAREGMTMMIVTHEMGFAREVSDRVIYVDQGRITESGTPDEFFDNPRNERTRSFLSRVLKH, from the coding sequence ATGAAGATCGGGAATGAGCAAGCCATCGTAAGCATTGCCAACCTCAACAAGTTCTACGGCTCATTTCACGTGTTGAAAGAGGTGGATCTGACCGTGAGCCGCGGTGAGGTTCTGGTCATCGTGGGCGCCTCCGGATCCGGGAAGTCCACGCTGATCCGATGTGTCAACGGGCTTGAGGAATATCAGTCCGGCTCGCTGACGGTGGATGGCTTCCAGATGCCACGGGCGGAGGAGCGGGAGTTTGGCGAAACCAGAGGTCTGCGGGAGATCCGGAAGGGCGTTGGCATGGTTTTCCAGCAGTTCAACCTCTTCCCCCACCTGACCGTCCTGCAGAATATCACCCTTGGCCCGATCCGGGTGCGGGGTAAATCCAGGAGCGAGGCGGAGGCGCAGGCGATGCAATTGCTTGAGCGCGTGGGTCTGCGGGATCAGGCCCTGAAGTTTCCGGGCGCGCTGTCCGGCGGCCAGCAACAACGCGTGGCCATTGCTAGGTCACTCGCAATGGAACCGCATCTGATGCTGTTCGATGAGCCGACAAGTGCGCTTGACCCGGAGATGGTGGGCGAGGTCCTCGACGTCATGCGTGAACTGGCGCGCGAGGGCATGACCATGATGATTGTCACCCATGAAATGGGCTTTGCCAGGGAAGTGAGTGATCGGGTGATCTATGTGGATCAGGGCCGCATCACCGAAAGCGGCACGCCCGATGAGTTCTTCGACAACCCCAGGAACGAACGAACACGGAGCTTCCTGTCGCGCGTGCTGAAGCACTGA
- a CDS encoding LysR family transcriptional regulator: MDLGRLRALRELSLRRTMAAVAEALYVSPSAVSQQISLLEEEVGIKLIERRGRGVELTVAGQNLVRRADRIFAEIESARADIAELKQVIAGELRVAAFPSVAAALIPRTLRSLSGEHPQLAILFEEMEPEQSLAALRSWQTDVALIDDLNVPPGALDPSIETLPLMEDVFHAIVGPQHPLANIPTTSLDTLRGEPWVIDTASSNYTRMLTEACQAVGFSPRIIARCKGFEVTVALIREGCAIAILPGLRASHDLEDVWVCRLTPEIRRRIFVAFRKGEKRSPALQAFLTELKQQAKN; this comes from the coding sequence GTGGACCTTGGCCGCCTGCGCGCTTTGCGCGAGCTTTCACTGCGCAGAACAATGGCAGCCGTCGCCGAGGCGCTATATGTGTCCCCCTCCGCGGTTTCCCAGCAAATATCTCTTCTGGAAGAAGAGGTTGGCATCAAGCTGATCGAACGGCGCGGGCGTGGTGTAGAGCTTACGGTAGCTGGTCAGAATCTGGTCCGGCGCGCGGATCGGATATTTGCAGAGATCGAATCCGCCCGTGCTGACATTGCTGAACTCAAGCAGGTCATTGCGGGCGAACTGCGGGTTGCCGCCTTCCCCTCTGTCGCGGCCGCGCTTATCCCGCGCACGCTTCGCTCCCTCAGCGGAGAGCACCCACAACTGGCAATCCTCTTTGAGGAGATGGAGCCCGAGCAAAGTCTGGCAGCACTTCGGAGCTGGCAAACGGATGTGGCTCTGATCGACGATCTGAATGTGCCCCCCGGTGCGCTGGACCCGAGCATAGAAACACTGCCGCTGATGGAGGATGTATTCCACGCCATCGTCGGGCCGCAGCATCCTTTGGCAAACATTCCCACGACCAGCCTGGACACCTTGCGTGGTGAGCCCTGGGTGATTGATACTGCGTCTTCAAACTACACAAGAATGCTCACCGAGGCCTGTCAGGCCGTCGGCTTCTCGCCCCGCATCATCGCAAGGTGTAAAGGGTTTGAGGTTACCGTTGCGCTGATCCGGGAAGGATGTGCGATTGCAATCCTTCCCGGACTTCGTGCCAGCCACGATCTCGAGGATGTATGGGTCTGCCGCCTGACACCGGAGATCCGTCGCCGAATTTTCGTAGCGTTTCGCAAAGGCGAGAAACGGAGCCCGGCATTGCAGGCATTTCTTACCGAACTGAAGCAGCAGGCAAAGAACTGA
- the glyA gene encoding serine hydroxymethyltransferase, with amino-acid sequence MTTEYFQGSLAQRDPLVHQALENEKKRQQGQIELIASENSVSLASLEALGSVITNKTVEGYPGNRFHGGADFADVVEQAAIDRAKQLFGCSFANVQPHSGTQANQAVFFALLQPGDTVLSLDLAAGGHLSHGAKPNQSGRWFKIVSYGVTRETGRIDYDNVEQLALEHKPKLIISGGSSYPREIDFARMREIANAAGATYLVDMAHFAGLVAAGVHPSPVPYADIVTCTTTKTLRGSRGGLILTNREDLFKKLQSAVFPGVQGSAHLATIAAKAVCLGEALTDEFKTYGANVKANAHKLAETLQRRGVEIVSGGTDTHVVLVDVSSKGLSGQRAQDLLGAANITSNKNPIPFDSAKPSEWKGLRLGASAGTTRGFGLAEFEQIGNLIADLFDAADADETSRAALYETARRDVADLCGAHPIYA; translated from the coding sequence ATGACCACCGAATATTTCCAGGGCAGCCTTGCCCAACGTGACCCCCTTGTTCATCAGGCTCTGGAGAACGAAAAGAAGCGGCAGCAAGGGCAGATCGAGCTCATCGCCTCCGAGAATTCGGTCAGCCTTGCATCGCTCGAGGCGCTCGGTTCCGTCATTACGAACAAGACCGTCGAGGGATATCCGGGCAATCGCTTCCATGGCGGAGCCGATTTCGCCGATGTCGTCGAGCAGGCGGCCATCGACCGGGCAAAGCAGCTTTTCGGCTGTTCGTTCGCCAATGTGCAGCCCCATTCCGGCACACAGGCAAACCAGGCCGTGTTCTTTGCCCTGCTGCAGCCGGGCGACACGGTATTGAGCCTGGACCTCGCCGCCGGCGGTCACCTGAGCCACGGCGCAAAGCCCAATCAATCCGGCCGTTGGTTCAAAATCGTGTCTTACGGTGTCACGCGTGAGACGGGTCGGATCGACTATGACAATGTCGAGCAGCTCGCGCTTGAGCATAAACCGAAACTGATCATTTCGGGTGGCTCGTCCTATCCGAGGGAGATCGACTTCGCCCGGATGCGCGAAATCGCGAATGCGGCGGGCGCGACCTACCTTGTGGATATGGCGCATTTCGCGGGGCTGGTTGCGGCCGGAGTCCACCCGAGCCCCGTGCCTTATGCGGACATTGTGACCTGCACGACGACGAAGACGCTTCGCGGATCGCGCGGTGGGCTCATCCTGACCAATCGTGAGGATCTTTTCAAAAAGCTCCAATCCGCCGTCTTCCCCGGCGTGCAGGGTTCGGCTCATCTGGCAACCATTGCAGCAAAGGCGGTGTGCCTGGGCGAGGCGCTGACCGACGAATTCAAGACCTATGGTGCCAATGTCAAAGCCAATGCCCACAAGCTCGCTGAGACGCTTCAGCGCCGTGGTGTCGAGATCGTCAGCGGCGGAACCGACACCCATGTCGTGCTCGTCGATGTCTCCTCGAAGGGTCTGAGTGGCCAACGGGCCCAGGATCTGCTGGGTGCGGCAAACATCACGTCGAACAAGAACCCGATCCCGTTCGACAGCGCAAAGCCATCCGAATGGAAAGGTCTGCGGCTCGGTGCCTCCGCGGGCACAACCCGGGGCTTTGGCCTGGCGGAGTTTGAACAGATTGGCAATCTCATCGCGGATCTGTTCGATGCCGCGGACGCAGATGAGACGAGCCGGGCAGCGCTCTATGAGACCGCACGGCGGGACGTTGCTGACCTCTGCGGCGCCCACCCGATTTATGCATAA
- a CDS encoding D-serine ammonia-lyase: protein MTVILPENPAKADLLAGNPTLWLNDQLRPDGISDPGLPIRPGQVISSEASWRRLAPLLERLFPETSGTGGQIRSDLVEAQTLKGAIGYCSAEYGRVFIKADGSLPVAGSIKARGGLFEVFMHAEALAMQHGLLAEGGDVMTLAGTEAMSLFQRHTIAVGSTGNLGLSVGIAARALGFRAVVHMSSDAKRWKVDRLTNLGVEVVQHEADYTTAVEEARALAEGDPSIYFVDDERSQLLFLGYSAAARELAGQLDEAGIIVDHDHPLFVYLPCGIGGAPGGVAYGLKAIFGDAAHCFFVEPVQSPCALVHMMSGSAELVSVYDVGLTNRTEADGMAVARMSDFVAQVMGPMLSGVFTVADEDLFRWLYLAHSSQGIRLEPSAAAGFAGPEFTVNSPQGRAYQTSQGLIGHMANATHIVWTTGGAFVPEEQFQQFLERGEALTTAAG, encoded by the coding sequence ATGACCGTGATCCTTCCTGAAAACCCGGCCAAGGCAGATCTGCTTGCCGGAAATCCCACACTCTGGCTCAATGATCAGCTGCGTCCGGATGGGATATCCGATCCTGGTCTTCCGATCCGCCCTGGCCAAGTCATTTCGTCTGAAGCCAGCTGGCGCCGTCTTGCACCGCTGCTGGAAAGGCTGTTCCCAGAAACCAGCGGGACCGGCGGGCAGATCCGTTCCGATCTGGTCGAAGCGCAGACGCTCAAGGGCGCAATTGGATACTGCTCGGCGGAATACGGTCGCGTGTTCATCAAGGCCGATGGCAGCCTGCCCGTCGCCGGATCGATCAAAGCCAGGGGCGGCCTCTTCGAGGTGTTCATGCATGCTGAGGCGCTTGCCATGCAGCACGGGCTGCTTGCCGAGGGCGGGGACGTCATGACGCTCGCGGGCACGGAGGCGATGTCGCTCTTCCAGCGCCACACGATCGCGGTGGGCAGCACGGGAAATCTGGGGCTCAGTGTAGGGATCGCCGCACGGGCGCTTGGCTTCCGTGCGGTGGTGCATATGTCCTCAGATGCGAAGCGATGGAAGGTCGACCGCCTTACCAATCTTGGCGTCGAGGTCGTGCAACATGAGGCGGATTATACCACCGCCGTAGAGGAAGCGCGCGCCCTGGCCGAGGGCGATCCATCCATCTACTTTGTCGATGACGAGCGGTCGCAGCTTCTTTTCCTCGGCTACAGCGCCGCCGCTCGGGAACTCGCCGGGCAGTTGGACGAGGCGGGCATCATAGTTGACCACGATCACCCTCTCTTTGTCTATCTGCCCTGCGGGATCGGGGGGGCGCCGGGCGGCGTGGCATATGGGCTCAAAGCAATCTTCGGTGATGCGGCGCATTGCTTTTTTGTCGAACCGGTGCAGTCGCCCTGCGCGCTGGTGCATATGATGAGCGGTTCTGCGGAGCTGGTGTCCGTATATGATGTGGGTCTGACGAACCGGACAGAAGCCGATGGCATGGCCGTTGCCCGGATGTCGGATTTCGTGGCGCAGGTGATGGGCCCCATGCTGTCAGGTGTTTTCACCGTGGCCGATGAGGATCTGTTCCGGTGGCTCTATCTGGCACATTCCTCCCAGGGGATCCGCCTCGAACCCTCGGCGGCGGCTGGTTTCGCGGGTCCGGAGTTCACGGTCAACTCTCCTCAGGGGCGCGCATATCAGACCAGTCAGGGCCTGATCGGACACATGGCGAACGCCACCCATATCGTCTGGACGACCGGCGGCGCCTTCGTTCCAGAGGAGCAGTTCCAACAATTCCTGGAGCGCGGTGAGGCGCTGACCACTGCGGCCGGCTGA
- a CDS encoding tetrahydrofolate dehydrogenase/cyclohydrolase catalytic domain-containing protein, whose amino-acid sequence MTPPRCQKMGSHMDIAFRADLIDGKSFAARLVDDLAVQVRSIMTETGKVPGLAVVLIGEDPASAVYVNSKHRQTVQIGMRFQTCRHRDTAEFRHQIRANASLRNYRPRSGRGGRSPLYGSVLRMSPLPMLPARRVT is encoded by the coding sequence ATGACGCCACCACGCTGTCAAAAAATGGGGAGCCACATGGACATTGCCTTTCGGGCAGATTTGATTGACGGGAAATCCTTCGCGGCACGGCTGGTTGACGATCTGGCGGTGCAGGTGCGGTCCATCATGACGGAGACCGGAAAGGTTCCGGGGCTGGCCGTCGTCCTGATCGGCGAGGATCCGGCCAGCGCGGTGTATGTGAATTCGAAACATCGCCAGACCGTGCAGATTGGCATGCGGTTCCAAACATGCCGACACCGCGACACAGCAGAATTCCGTCATCAGATCCGTGCCAATGCTTCCTTGCGCAATTACCGCCCGAGGTCAGGCCGGGGTGGCAGATCGCCGCTCTACGGTTCAGTGCTACGGATGTCGCCTTTGCCCATGCTCCCCGCTCGGCGTGTGACGTGA
- a CDS encoding ATP-binding cassette domain-containing protein — protein sequence MSPIVKLSNVSKSFGAVRVLEGVSFDVSKGNVVALIGRSGSGKSTALRCMNGLEKINGGEITVCDHHLHQNVTRVRTAVRNSTTEAAA from the coding sequence ATGTCGCCCATCGTTAAACTGAGCAATGTTTCCAAAAGCTTCGGCGCCGTGCGTGTGCTTGAGGGTGTTTCCTTCGATGTGAGCAAGGGCAATGTTGTGGCCCTGATCGGGCGAAGCGGATCTGGTAAGAGCACGGCGTTGCGATGCATGAACGGGCTCGAAAAAATCAATGGGGGCGAGATCACTGTCTGCGATCATCACCTCCATCAGAATGTGACCCGCGTGAGAACGGCGGTGCGAAATTCGACCACGGAAGCGGCGGCCTGA
- a CDS encoding OST-HTH/LOTUS domain-containing protein, with protein sequence MTKERCAEPNFHTGALIRLPAPPSPDHLPDLQREIQRLMGQNVLRLQLYEQQLKRIMSATDFGVEILTEGEPRQTQGIQTEGKTLGQLVGLLMGDVLFSEPPPPAPDHPVAPDVAVRFNTKMRLHMQSADHDEFQTALRELVAQRNHLVHHFIEGHDLSTVEGCQSAINTLHEVLEAVGKRFGQLQDMARHVNDACTVAHSVFTSPEFQEYLVKGQIPWAITDIVADLRAAARELRTEDWTPVDAAAAWIKERSPDQSPAHYHCSSWKQVVHTSGQFDLRYQIVDGRRIAFYRERPECL encoded by the coding sequence TTGACGAAAGAACGTTGTGCTGAACCGAATTTCCACACTGGAGCTCTCATTCGCTTGCCCGCCCCTCCTTCCCCAGACCACCTGCCCGACCTGCAGCGTGAGATTCAGCGCCTTATGGGGCAGAACGTCCTCCGCCTGCAGCTCTATGAGCAGCAGCTGAAGCGTATAATGTCAGCAACCGATTTCGGCGTGGAGATCCTGACCGAGGGTGAGCCGCGCCAGACGCAGGGTATTCAGACGGAAGGTAAAACGCTCGGGCAGCTGGTCGGACTGCTAATGGGAGATGTCCTGTTCTCAGAACCCCCACCTCCCGCCCCGGATCATCCGGTGGCCCCCGACGTAGCCGTGCGCTTCAACACCAAGATGCGGCTTCATATGCAGTCAGCCGATCATGATGAGTTTCAGACAGCTCTTCGCGAGCTCGTCGCGCAGAGAAACCATCTCGTTCATCACTTTATCGAAGGGCACGACTTATCTACCGTCGAGGGGTGCCAGAGCGCCATCAACACTCTGCACGAAGTCCTGGAGGCAGTGGGAAAGCGGTTTGGCCAGCTGCAGGACATGGCGCGGCATGTCAATGATGCCTGCACGGTCGCCCATTCCGTTTTCACCTCACCAGAATTTCAGGAATACTTGGTGAAGGGACAGATTCCTTGGGCGATTACAGACATCGTGGCGGATCTCCGCGCCGCAGCGCGTGAACTGCGGACGGAAGACTGGACACCTGTAGATGCCGCAGCGGCCTGGATTAAAGAAAGGTCGCCGGACCAGAGCCCCGCGCACTATCACTGCTCGAGTTGGAAGCAGGTTGTTCACACATCGGGCCAGTTCGACCTCAGATACCAAATCGTCGATGGGCGCCGTATCGCCTTTTATCGCGAGCGCCCCGAGTGCCTTTGA
- a CDS encoding transposase, giving the protein MSSRGPYRRHSAPFKLQLCQDIRAGVIGRRDAQRTHHISANLIHMWLTQFDRGELTSEEAEASVIAEYEAKIAALERKVGQLTMELDLVKKTSRPPHGASSGRSSIVTGPGGALSDGGAKL; this is encoded by the coding sequence ATGTCATCACGCGGTCCCTACCGGCGACATTCGGCGCCGTTCAAGCTGCAGCTGTGCCAGGATATCCGCGCCGGGGTGATCGGTCGGCGCGACGCGCAGCGCACGCATCATATCTCGGCCAACCTCATCCACATGTGGCTGACGCAGTTCGACCGGGGAGAGCTGACCAGCGAAGAGGCCGAGGCGAGCGTCATTGCCGAATACGAGGCGAAGATCGCGGCGCTGGAGCGCAAGGTCGGACAACTGACGATGGAGCTGGATCTTGTCAAAAAAACATCGCGCCCGCCACACGGTGCCAGCAGCGGGAGATCCTCCATCGTCACCGGCCCGGGGGGTGCTCTGTCAGACGGGGGTGCAAAGCTATGA
- a CDS encoding IS3 family transposase: MNLPRSTLYYRPTTSEAGLTDAEITAIVEDIQDEFPVYGYRRVTHELRRRGLVVNHKKVARIMRLAGLGIRPRKRYVRTTDSRHDNPIYPNLYRNTIPRCLDQVWVADFTYIRVTQGFCYLAVILDACSRKVVGYALSQRLDTPLALAALESAVASRRPPPGCIHHTDRGAQYASQLYREALEAAGLRGSMSSVGNPYHNAQAESFMKTLKVEEVYRAGYETFTDVAQRLPIFIEQIYNTRRLHSALGYRPPEEFETLIAQQAA; encoded by the coding sequence ATGAACCTGCCGCGGAGCACGCTCTACTACCGCCCGACGACTTCGGAAGCTGGGCTCACCGATGCCGAGATCACCGCTATCGTCGAAGACATCCAGGACGAGTTCCCCGTCTACGGCTACAGGCGGGTGACGCATGAGCTGCGTCGCCGCGGACTTGTGGTGAACCACAAGAAAGTGGCGCGGATCATGCGGTTGGCGGGGCTCGGGATCAGACCGCGAAAGCGCTACGTGCGCACCACGGACAGTCGGCATGACAACCCGATCTACCCGAACCTCTATCGCAACACTATCCCACGCTGCCTCGATCAGGTTTGGGTCGCGGACTTCACCTACATTCGCGTCACGCAGGGCTTTTGCTACCTCGCGGTCATCCTCGATGCCTGCAGCCGGAAGGTTGTGGGTTACGCCCTGTCGCAGCGCCTGGACACGCCGCTCGCCCTGGCGGCGCTGGAATCCGCTGTCGCAAGCAGGCGGCCGCCGCCCGGCTGCATTCACCATACGGACCGCGGCGCCCAATACGCGTCTCAACTCTATCGCGAAGCGCTGGAGGCTGCCGGTCTGCGCGGATCAATGAGCAGCGTCGGCAATCCCTACCACAATGCTCAGGCGGAGAGCTTCATGAAGACGCTGAAGGTCGAGGAGGTCTATCGCGCAGGTTACGAGACCTTCACCGACGTCGCCCAGCGATTGCCGATCTTCATCGAACAAATATACAATACCCGAAGACTGCACTCTGCCCTCGGCTACCGTCCGCCAGAGGAATTCGAAACGCTAATCGCCCAGCAGGCGGCTTAG